One stretch of Arachis duranensis cultivar V14167 chromosome 1, aradu.V14167.gnm2.J7QH, whole genome shotgun sequence DNA includes these proteins:
- the LOC107469472 gene encoding serine/threonine protein phosphatase 2A 57 kDa regulatory subunit B' kappa isoform produces MIKQILSKLPKKVPKSDSSDSGRSESGNTTTFGNVFQCTNVGSTISSKLNVVKRVSSVVFPASMNTGVEAIDPSLSFKDVSNTQKQSLFISKLNLCCKVYDMTDPDKNCTEQDQKRQTLLELADFVSSGSVKFTEPSIAALCKMCAANLFRVFPPKFRTSTTGGETEDDEPMFDPAWSHLQIVYDLLLQFINYNSLDVKVAKAHVDHAFILRLLDLFDSEDPRERDCLKTILHRIYGKFMLHRSFIRKSVSNIFYRFVFETERHNGIAELLEIFGSVISGFALPLKEEHKLFLWRALLPLHKPKSIGIYHQQLTYCIVQFIDKDQRLASSVIKGLLKYWPVTNSQKELMFISELEEVLEMTSMPEFQKIMVPLFRRLGCCLNSSHYQVAERAHLLWNNEHILNLITQNRQVILPLVFSALVHNSQSHWNQAVLNLTQNIRKMLSQMDEDLVLACQRKFEEDDARSSAVAERRRITWERLEEAAAGIQSIGGGGGSGGGDILVPVKSASTACSVAC; encoded by the exons ATGATAAAGCAAATTCTTAGCAAATTACCGAAGAAGGTTCCGAAATCTGATTCGTCAGACTCAGGGAGGAGTGAATCCgggaatactactacttttggGAATGTCTTTCAATGCACAAATGTTGGAAGTACCATTTCAAGCAAATTAAATGTTGTGAAGCGGGTGTCTTCGGTTGTTTTCCCTGCGAGCATGAATACTGGAGTGGAGGCAATTGACCCTTCTCTATCCTTCAAAGACGTTTCGAATACACAGAAGCAAAGCCTGTTTATTAGTAAGTTGAACCTTTGCTGCAAAGTGTATGATATGACTGATCCTGATAAGAACTGCACCGAGCAAGATCAAAAGCGTCAAACCTTGTTAGAGCTAGCTGATTTTGTATCTTCTGGATCTGTGAAGTTTACAGAACCATCAATTGCTGCACTGTGTAAAATGTGTGCAGCTAATTTGTTCAGGGTTTTTCCACCCAAGTTTCGTACAAGTACTACCGGTGGCGAAACAGAAGATGACGAGCCTATGTTTGATCCTGCTTGGTCTCACCTGCAAATAGTTTATGATCTACTCCTTCAGTTCATCAATTATAACTCACTTGATGTGAAGGTGGCAAAGGCACATGTAGATCATGCCTTTATTTTAAGACTACTTGACCTTTTTGATTCCGAGGATCCCAGAGAAAGAGACTGCTTGAAAACAATTCTGCATAGAATCTATGGGAAATTCATGCTCCACAGGTCTTTCATCCGGAAGTCGGTCAGCAATATCTTCTACCGATTTGTTTTTGAGACCGAACGGCATAATGGAATTGCCGAGCTGTTGGAGATTTTTGGGAGTGTGATCAGTGGTTTCGCCCTGCCATTGAAGGAAGAGCACAAGTTATTTTTGTGGAGGGCTCTACTTCCTTTGCACAAACCGAAATCCATTGGTATTTATCATCAGCAGTTAACATATTGCATTGTACAGTTCATAGATAAGGATCAAAGACTTGCTAGCTCTGTGATAAAGGGACTTTTGAAGTACTGGCCAGTAACAAATAGCCAAAAGGAGCTAATGTTCATAAGTGAGTTGGAAGAAGTTTTGGAAATGACTAGCATGCCTGAATTTCAGAAGATTATGGTTCCGCTTTTCCGACGGTTAGGTTGCTGCCTTAATAGTTCTCATTACCAG GTGGCCGAACGAGCACATCTGCTATGGAACAATGAGCACATCCTAAATCTCATCACACAGAACCGGCAGGTGATCCTGCCGCTCGTCTTCTCGGCGCTTGTACATAACTCTCAAAGCCACTGGAACCAAGCGGTACTCAACTTAACTCAGAACATCAGGAAGATGCTGTCTCAGATGGACGAAGACCTCGTACTCGCCTGCCAGCGCAAGTTTGAGGAGGACGACGCGAGGTCAAGTGCCGTGGCCGAGAGGCGAAGAATAACATGGGAGCGCCT
- the LOC107469463 gene encoding palmitoyl-acyl carrier protein thioesterase, chloroplastic, with protein MATAATASIFPVPSPSPDAGADGNKLVGGSVKLQGLKSKHASSGGLQVKAHAQAPPKINGSTVESLKHDDDLPSPPPRTFINQLPDWSMLLAAITTIFLAAEKQWMMLDWKPRRSDMLIDPFGIGRIVQDGLVFRQNFSIRSYEIGADRTASIETVMNHLQETALNHVKTAGLLGDGFGSTPEMCKKNLIWVVTRMQVVVDRYPTWGDVVQVDTWVSASGKNGMRRDWLLRDCKTGEILTRASSVWVMMNKLTRRLSKIPEEVRAEIASYFVNSAPILEEDNRKLSKLDDNTADYIRTGLSPRWNDLDVNQHVNNVKYIGWILESAPQPILESHELSAMTLEYRRECGRDSVLQSLTAVSAADVGNLAHRGQLECKHLLRLEDGAEIVRGRTEWRPKPVSNFDIVNQVPAESI; from the exons ATGGCAACTGCTGCTACTGCTTCCATTTTCCCTGTTCCTTCACCCTCACCAGATGCAGGTGCAGATGGCAACAAACTTGTTGGTGGCTCTGTTAAACTTCAAGGGCTCAAATCTAAACATGCATCTTCTGGTGGCTTGCAAGTTAAAGCTCATGCCCAAGCTCCACCCAAGATTAATGGAAGCACAGTAGAAAGCTTGAAGCATGATGATGATTTGCCTTCCCCTCCCCCCAGGACTTTTATTAACCAGTTACCTGATTGGAGCATGCTTCTTGCTGCTATAACTACAATTTTCCTGGCAGCAGAAAAGCAGTGGATGATGCTTGATTGGAAACCAAGGCGATCTGACATGCTTATTGATCCCTTTGGAATAGGAAGAATTGTTCAAGATGGTCTAGTGTTCCGTCAAAACTTTTCTATTAGATCATATGAAATTGGTGCCGATCGAACAGCATCTATAGAGACAGTAATGAACCATCTGCAG GAAACTGCACTTAATCATGTCAAGACTGCTGGACTTCTTGGTGATGGCTTTGGTTCCACACCAGAAATGTGCAAAAAGAACTTGATATGGGTAGTCACACGGATGCAGGTTGTGGTTGATCGTTATCCTACATG GGGTGATGTTGTTCAAGTAGATACTTGGGTATCTGCATCTGGGAAGAATGGCATGCGTCGTGATTGGCTTCTGCGTGACTGCAAAACTGGTGAAATATTGACGAGAGCCTCCAG TGTTTGGGTCATGATGAATAAACTAACAAGGAGGCTATCTAAAATTCCAGAAGAAGTCAGAGCGGAGATAGCATCTTATTTTGTGAATTCCGCTCCAATTCTGGAAGAGGATAACAGAAAACTATCTAAACTTGATGACAATACCGCTGATTACATTCGCACGGGTCTTAGT CCTAGATGGAATGATCTAGATGTCAATCAGCATGTTAACAATGTGAAGTACATTGGCTGGATTCTGGAG AGTGCTCCGCAGCCAATCTTGGAGAGTCATGAGCTTTCTGCAATGACTTTGGAGTATAGGAGGGAGTGTGGTAGGGACAGTGTGCTGCAGTCCCTCACTGCTGTGTCTGCTGCCGACGTCGGCAATCTTGCTCACAGGGGGCAACTCGAGTGCAAGCATTTGCTTCGACTTGAAGATGGTGCTGAAATTGTGAGGGGTAGGACTGAGTGGAGGCCCAAACCTGTGAGCAACTTTGACATTGTGAATCAGGTTCCAGCCGAAAGCATCTAA